In Methanobrevibacter thaueri, the genomic stretch CTATCAAGGTTCGGCATAATGAACGTTTATGGGATGTTCCTGGCGGGGCTTGAAACAGCATGGCTGGCGGATGAAATAGCCAACCATTACACAAAAGAGTATAGCGTGACCTGGAAAAGGGCCAATACGGCCACAATACTTGGCGGAATAAACCTTGAGGACACATACCTGCACATCTTAAATGCAGATATGGGAATGAAAGTGACCGGCAATAAACAGAATGTGGAACTTTTTAAGATGATCAATTCAATGGGATTGGCGAACATTGAGGATTATGCGCTTGAACCGGTTGCCAAAAGGTATTGGAACGCCACTTCAAATTCCCTGGACAAAGTGCTGAACTCATTGGCAAGCAATAATTACAGCATTGCCCAACTGGGGGAAATGATATACCTGTTCGGCGGCAATGACTCTGCGATAGCCCTAAACACTACAAGCGGAGTCGGCAATGTTATCCTGGCTCATGACAATAACGTCTACAAGGGGTCAAGCATCCATACAAGTGAAGACTGCTGCGGCGTTGGAATAATTCCAAAGGACATCATCCAGGGAATAAGGGAGGCATTTAAGATAGCATCGCCATCAACATATCTGCTGTCAAATCATTTCAAGGACATACACCCATTGAGCATGCTTGTCTATTATGGGCTGAAGCCCCTACTGGGCAAGACATTGTCCGGAACCGCATCGACCTTTCTCGGACTGTTCAATATAATGGCCGCCACCCAGAGCGTGGGGGTGACTTACCGTGACAGAATGGTTAATGAAAAGGACTGGCACGGAGTGATGGACTCCTACACCTTCACAAGATCAGGATACCTGCAGGGAAAAAAGGTCTACAACATTCCAAATAAGAATGGAGGGTATGATTATATTGAAGTTAAAATCAATGATGACTTGAGCCTTGACAGGAACAATGCAAAGTATATTAGTCATGGACAAACAAAACAATTAACACGCGAGGAAACCTACCAATATTTCTGTGAAGACACATGGACGCCATTTTCAGTGCCTACAAAATATTGGGACAAAAGTTGGAAGGGAAGCTAATGAACTTAAATAGCCTGATTGAAAATTTCAAAAAGGAACCCCTCATAATAAAGATTCTGATGATTGCCTTTGTAATTTCCTTTATCTGCAATGTGCTTACTTTCAAGTTTTTTGACATTACAATAGTGATTCTGGGAATACTGGCAGTTGTGGAAATCTTTATGGAACTTGGAAAAAAAGAAGATTGAAGTTAAAATATTGATTATTTTAACTTTTTTTATTTTTTTATAATTGGATTGCCTCTTGAACAACCTCATCGTTGTCCTCACCATCATATAGGATGTGTGCAAGGTTCAATAGCTTTTCCTGACCTTTTACCTCATCCTTGAATAGCGGAACTTCAGCGATGTGCTGGTCCGGGAACTTCTGGTCGATCAAGGCCAATCTTTTTTGCTGCAATTTATGTCTTGAGTGGCAGAAATCACAGTCGCAGATATCAGGCATCACCTGGTTTACGATGACACTGTCAACGGTGATGTCATATTTGCTTAAAGCTTCCAATGCCCTTTCTGATTCATAGATTGACATTTCCTCAGGAATTACGACCATTTTAAATGTGGTTCTGTCAGGATCGGACAACACTGCTTTTGCCTGGTCGATTTGCTCTTTTGTCCTTTTCAAATCTTCAGAGGTCTGCGGGTCATCGATTTCGTCCATGAAAGGCATGATCTTTCTAAGCGCATTGGTTGCAGAGCCCAATTTTGCCTTGAGCATCATCATTTTTCCTACCCAGGAGTCCATTACTTCAGGGAAGGACAATAGCCTTAAGGTGTGTCCGGTAGGTGCTGTATCAAACACCACAACATCAAACTCGTCTGAATTCATAACACCCATGAACATTTCAAATGCCGCTGCCTCATCTGCACCCGGTGAGGATGAAGCCATGTCGAGTTGGTCTGATAAAAAGTCCATTCCGAATAATCCTCCAGCATCATCAGGATTTGCTGCCTTTTGGGCTTCCAGTTGTGCCTGCTTTTGTGCCATTGCAACATCAGGGTCGATTTCGACAGCGAAAAGGTTGGTTTTGATTTCACGAGGATAGCTTCCGATAGGCACTTCAAGTGAATCGGATAATGAGTGTGCAGGGTCGGTTGATACAATCAATGTCTTTTTGCCCTGTTCGGCCAGCCATAATGCGGTGGCAGAGGATACTGAAGTCTTTCCGACTCCTCCTTTTCCACCTATGAAAATGAATGTTGTCTTGTCCTTGTTGAACTTGAAATAATCTTTAAATGCCAAATAAATTACCTCCTTAAATAAACTTACTTTTACTTACTAAATGTTATTTTAATTTCTTATAGTATATAAATTTAGTCATTATATAACATTACAATTTAACATTGTAACCTATAACATGAATAAGTGACTAACTTTCAAATAACTACTAATTTTTCAGAAATTGAACCTCTCCGGCGTGTAGAAGCCGGAGAATTCTTGCACAATAAAGTTAAAATTATCATGTTGAAAGATACTCAAGTATGAAACTAGCTTAAAAATTTCATCAAAAAAATGTTTTAATATATAAAAATTGCTTTTAATTTATAATATTGTATTTAAAAGGTAAAATTGCCTCCAAATCAAAGAAAAATTATTTATATTGATTTTAATAGATTATTATCTAATTTTAGAAACATTTCATATTAGTATGAT encodes the following:
- a CDS encoding ArsA family ATPase — translated: MAFKDYFKFNKDKTTFIFIGGKGGVGKTSVSSATALWLAEQGKKTLIVSTDPAHSLSDSLEVPIGSYPREIKTNLFAVEIDPDVAMAQKQAQLEAQKAANPDDAGGLFGMDFLSDQLDMASSSPGADEAAAFEMFMGVMNSDEFDVVVFDTAPTGHTLRLLSFPEVMDSWVGKMMMLKAKLGSATNALRKIMPFMDEIDDPQTSEDLKRTKEQIDQAKAVLSDPDRTTFKMVVIPEEMSIYESERALEALSKYDITVDSVIVNQVMPDICDCDFCHSRHKLQQKRLALIDQKFPDQHIAEVPLFKDEVKGQEKLLNLAHILYDGEDNDEVVQEAIQL